Proteins encoded within one genomic window of Brachybacterium sp. P6-10-X1:
- a CDS encoding carbohydrate ABC transporter permease, whose translation MTTTATSHLPASRDDAPSTTGRPTRDRPQLSHVLFALPALVMFGVFALLPLIGVIALSFTTWNGIGPIEFTGLTSWKEVLTRSSTWNGLVLVLLMVVATWLTQTPLSILLGAFLAGPQRYRNVLAVLYFLPLLLSSAAIAITYKSLLDPNFGLASGLNLDSFALNWLGDTTLVWYVVLFVIAWQFIPFHTLIYQGAVRQIPQSMYEAAQIDGAGRVRQFLSITLPQLKYTMITSSTLMVVGALTYFDLIFVLTQGGPGVATRILPLDMYLTGFRGNEMGVASGLAVLLVVIGLGLALGVQRLGGKDAGASQMEGA comes from the coding sequence ATGACCACCACCGCCACCTCGCACCTGCCCGCCTCCCGGGACGATGCCCCGTCCACCACAGGCCGACCGACGAGGGACCGGCCCCAGCTGTCCCACGTCCTGTTCGCCCTGCCGGCCCTGGTGATGTTCGGCGTCTTCGCTCTGCTGCCCCTGATCGGGGTCATCGCCCTGTCGTTCACCACCTGGAACGGGATCGGCCCGATCGAGTTCACGGGTCTGACGAGCTGGAAGGAGGTGCTCACCCGCAGCTCGACGTGGAACGGGCTGGTGCTGGTGCTGCTGATGGTGGTCGCCACCTGGCTCACGCAGACTCCGCTCAGCATCCTGCTGGGGGCCTTCCTCGCCGGGCCGCAGCGCTACCGGAACGTGCTGGCCGTGCTGTACTTCCTGCCGCTGCTGCTGTCGTCGGCCGCGATCGCCATCACCTACAAGTCCCTGCTGGACCCGAACTTCGGCCTGGCCAGCGGGCTGAACCTGGATTCCTTCGCCCTGAACTGGCTGGGGGACACCACCCTGGTCTGGTACGTGGTGCTGTTCGTCATCGCCTGGCAGTTCATCCCGTTCCACACGCTCATCTACCAGGGGGCCGTGCGCCAGATCCCCCAGAGCATGTACGAGGCGGCCCAGATCGACGGGGCGGGACGCGTGCGCCAGTTCCTCTCGATCACCCTCCCGCAGCTGAAGTACACGATGATCACCAGCTCGACGCTGATGGTCGTCGGCGCCCTGACCTACTTCGACCTCATCTTCGTGCTGACCCAGGGCGGGCCGGGAGTCGCCACCCGGATCCTGCCGCTGGACATGTACCTGACCGGATTCCGCGGCAACGAGATGGGCGTCGCCAGCGGCCTCGCGGTGCTGCTGGTCGTCATCGGCCTCGGCCTCGCCCTGGGCGTGCAGCGCCTGGGCGGCAAGGACGCCGGCGCCAGCCAGATGGAAGGAGCCTGA
- a CDS encoding extracellular solute-binding protein: MKNLQLSRRTLLGATAGASALALAGCGTSGPGGSGGGGGNTATYWDLSGEPGEGITQGAVDAFNELDQGTVDLTFFQNDAYKQKIRTAIGAGEAPTIIYGWGGGGLRTYAAAEQVEDLTSFFEENSEVKDRFVEAVWGAATVDDKIYAIPNESTQPIILFHNKTVLGDIGAEAPTTWDDLMSIVEKANSAGVAPISLAGQSRWTSMMWLEYLLDRIGGAEVFERIAAGEPDAWLDDAVVEMGKKVEELIDAKAFVDGFQSMAADSNSDQALLWTDQAAMMLQGGWTYGSMKTSGDGFVQDGRLGYDPFPTIEGGKGDLANLVGNPAGYLSISADASDEEKEVARAYFTDGVMTDAVAESIIATGGVPVVTGQDDAMAASEDSDYLEWIYAAIQEAPDFTQSWDQALQPTVAEELLVNTEQLFLGSITPEQFAETMNAASAS; encoded by the coding sequence ATGAAGAACCTCCAGCTCTCCCGCCGGACCCTGCTGGGCGCCACGGCCGGCGCCTCCGCCCTCGCCCTCGCCGGATGCGGCACCTCCGGTCCCGGCGGCTCCGGCGGCGGTGGTGGCAACACCGCCACCTACTGGGACCTCTCCGGCGAGCCCGGTGAGGGGATCACCCAGGGCGCCGTGGACGCCTTCAACGAGCTCGACCAGGGCACCGTCGACCTCACGTTCTTCCAGAACGACGCCTACAAGCAGAAGATCCGCACCGCGATCGGGGCCGGCGAGGCGCCGACCATCATCTACGGCTGGGGCGGCGGCGGTCTGCGCACCTACGCCGCCGCCGAGCAGGTGGAGGACCTCACCTCGTTCTTCGAGGAGAACTCCGAGGTCAAGGATCGCTTCGTGGAGGCCGTCTGGGGCGCCGCCACCGTCGACGACAAGATCTACGCGATCCCCAACGAGTCGACCCAGCCGATCATCCTGTTCCACAACAAGACCGTCCTCGGGGACATCGGCGCCGAGGCGCCGACGACCTGGGACGACCTCATGAGCATCGTCGAGAAGGCGAACTCCGCCGGCGTCGCCCCGATCTCCCTGGCCGGCCAGTCGCGCTGGACCTCGATGATGTGGCTGGAGTACCTGCTGGACCGCATCGGCGGCGCGGAGGTCTTCGAGCGGATCGCGGCCGGGGAGCCCGACGCCTGGCTCGACGACGCTGTGGTGGAGATGGGCAAGAAGGTCGAGGAGCTGATCGACGCGAAGGCCTTCGTCGACGGGTTCCAGTCCATGGCCGCCGACTCCAACAGCGACCAGGCGCTGCTGTGGACCGACCAGGCCGCGATGATGCTCCAGGGCGGCTGGACCTACGGCTCGATGAAGACCAGCGGGGACGGCTTCGTCCAGGACGGCCGGCTCGGCTACGACCCCTTCCCCACCATCGAGGGCGGCAAGGGCGATCTGGCCAACCTCGTCGGCAACCCGGCGGGCTACCTGTCGATCTCCGCCGACGCGAGCGACGAGGAGAAGGAGGTCGCCCGGGCCTACTTCACCGACGGCGTGATGACCGATGCGGTGGCCGAGTCCATCATCGCCACCGGCGGAGTCCCCGTCGTCACCGGTCAGGACGATGCCATGGCCGCGAGCGAGGACTCCGACTATCTGGAGTGGATCTACGCTGCGATCCAGGAGGCCCCGGACTTCACCCAGTCCTGGGACCAGGCGCTCCAGCCCACCGTCGCCGAGGAGCTCCTGGTCAACACCGAGCAGCTCTTCCTCGGCTCGATCACGCCGGAGCAGTTCGCCGAGACCATGAACGCCGCATCGGCGAGCTGA
- a CDS encoding ROK family transcriptional regulator, producing the protein MQSTHLREHNLSVVMRAVATATEPISRATLARSTQLTKPTVSKLVEELISAGLVEEHAPVSQGSGRPMVPLQPAKGTVLGIGLEIAAEHISCLGIDLAGRQLSMHTEYLRVDADAVEETARACARLVDRARADVPGATLVGVCAAVPGRMSPDGQSVLAAPNLDWTDVPLGLELARTPQLDGVPVQVHNDIRLSVLTEIARRPEQSFMYVRGSTGVGGAIVLDGTVLDGVHGWAGEFGHTVVEPGGALCRCGRRGCLEAYISYHALRERAGLRTDVLIDELVEELSRSTDRAEVIGTIGRSLGLALANALNVLDLSTVVLSGYLGPIAGEIAPFIRETVDRHALAAEVDEVVIERSDDLEAPALWGAARAAIWPILDSPGAWIARTVGPAD; encoded by the coding sequence ATGCAGTCCACGCACCTGCGCGAGCACAACCTCTCGGTCGTCATGCGCGCCGTGGCCACGGCGACCGAACCGATCTCCCGGGCGACGCTGGCCCGATCCACGCAGCTGACCAAACCCACGGTCTCCAAGCTGGTCGAGGAGCTGATCTCCGCCGGGCTCGTCGAGGAGCACGCCCCCGTCTCGCAGGGCAGCGGTCGCCCGATGGTCCCCCTGCAGCCCGCGAAGGGCACCGTGCTCGGCATCGGACTCGAGATCGCCGCCGAGCACATCTCCTGCCTCGGGATCGATCTGGCCGGTCGCCAGCTCAGCATGCACACCGAGTACCTCCGGGTGGATGCGGACGCCGTCGAGGAGACCGCCCGAGCCTGCGCCCGGCTCGTCGACCGGGCGCGGGCCGACGTGCCCGGGGCCACCCTCGTCGGTGTCTGCGCCGCCGTTCCCGGACGCATGTCGCCCGACGGGCAGTCCGTGCTGGCCGCCCCGAACCTCGACTGGACGGACGTCCCCCTGGGCCTCGAGCTCGCCCGGACCCCTCAGCTGGACGGGGTGCCCGTCCAGGTGCACAACGACATCCGCCTGTCCGTGCTCACCGAGATCGCCCGGCGGCCCGAGCAGTCGTTCATGTACGTGCGGGGCTCCACCGGCGTCGGCGGCGCGATCGTCCTCGACGGCACGGTGCTCGACGGGGTCCACGGCTGGGCCGGGGAGTTCGGACACACGGTCGTGGAGCCGGGCGGCGCCCTGTGTCGCTGCGGCCGGCGCGGCTGCCTGGAGGCCTACATCTCGTACCACGCCCTGCGGGAGCGGGCCGGCCTGCGCACCGACGTCCTGATCGACGAGCTGGTCGAGGAGCTCTCGCGCAGCACCGACCGTGCGGAGGTCATCGGAACCATCGGTCGCTCCCTCGGCCTCGCCCTGGCCAATGCGCTGAACGTCCTGGACCTGTCCACCGTGGTGCTCTCGGGATACCTCGGCCCGATCGCCGGCGAGATCGCCCCGTTCATCCGCGAGACGGTGGACCGCCATGCGCTCGCGGCCGAGGTCGACGAGGTCGTCATCGAGCGGTCCGACGACCTCGAGGCGCCGGCGCTGTGGGGTGCCGCCCGCGCGGCGATCTGGCCGATCCTCGATTCCCCGGGCGCCTGGATCGCTCGCACCGTCGGCCCGGCGGACTGA
- the xylA gene encoding xylose isomerase produces MTAPTPTREDKFSFGLWTTGWEAQDQFGSASRPPLELSAHIRRLSELGAWGFTFHDNDVVPFDATAAERSRIIDQLKKVTEETGLVIEMVTTDTFAHPVFKDGAFTSNDRDVRRFGLRKVLANVDLAAELGASTFVMWGGREGAEYDGSKDLFAALERYREGIDTVAGYIKDKGYDLRIGLEPKPNEPRGNIFLPTVGHALAFIEQLEHGDIVGINPETGHEQMATLNYTHGLAQALWSEKLFHIDLNGQHGPMYDQDLVFGHGDLISAFFTVDLLENGFPSKPGAYEGARHFDFKPSRTEHEKGQYDAAAANMEMYLMLKERAIAFRQDAEVQEALSYSGVDELAQPTIAEGESLADLLADRSTYEEFDPDKAGERNYGFVRLQQLALQHLLGFRA; encoded by the coding sequence ATGACTGCACCCACCCCCACCCGCGAGGACAAGTTCTCCTTCGGTCTGTGGACCACCGGCTGGGAGGCCCAGGACCAGTTCGGGTCCGCCTCCCGCCCGCCGCTGGAGCTGAGCGCCCACATCCGTCGGCTCTCCGAGCTCGGTGCCTGGGGCTTCACCTTCCACGACAACGACGTGGTCCCCTTCGACGCGACCGCTGCGGAGCGCTCGCGGATCATCGACCAGCTGAAGAAGGTCACCGAGGAGACCGGCCTGGTGATCGAGATGGTCACCACCGACACCTTCGCCCATCCCGTGTTCAAGGACGGCGCGTTCACCTCCAACGATCGCGACGTGCGCCGCTTCGGCCTGCGCAAGGTGCTGGCCAATGTGGACCTCGCCGCCGAACTGGGCGCGAGCACCTTCGTCATGTGGGGTGGCCGTGAGGGCGCCGAGTACGACGGCTCGAAGGATCTCTTCGCCGCGCTCGAGCGCTACCGCGAAGGGATCGACACCGTCGCGGGCTACATCAAGGACAAGGGCTACGACCTGCGCATCGGCCTCGAGCCGAAGCCCAACGAGCCCCGCGGCAACATCTTCCTGCCCACCGTCGGCCACGCGTTGGCCTTCATCGAGCAGCTCGAGCACGGCGACATCGTGGGGATCAACCCCGAGACCGGTCACGAGCAGATGGCGACGCTGAACTACACCCACGGTCTCGCCCAGGCGCTGTGGTCCGAGAAGCTGTTCCACATCGACCTCAACGGGCAGCACGGCCCGATGTACGACCAGGACCTCGTGTTCGGCCATGGCGACCTGATCAGCGCCTTCTTCACGGTTGACCTGCTCGAGAACGGGTTCCCGTCCAAGCCCGGTGCCTACGAGGGCGCCCGCCACTTCGATTTCAAGCCCTCGCGCACCGAGCACGAGAAGGGCCAGTACGACGCGGCGGCGGCGAACATGGAGATGTACCTGATGCTCAAGGAGCGTGCGATCGCGTTCCGTCAGGACGCCGAGGTGCAGGAGGCGCTGAGCTACTCCGGCGTCGACGAGCTCGCGCAGCCCACCATCGCCGAGGGCGAGTCCCTCGCGGACCTGCTCGCGGACCGCTCCACCTACGAGGAGTTCGATCCCGACAAGGCCGGCGAGCGCAACTACGGCTTCGTGCGCCTGCAGCAGCTGGCCCTGCAGCATCTGCTCGGCTTCCGCGCCTGA
- the xylB gene encoding xylulokinase — translation MAPTVLGIDSSTQATKALLVDAESGEVLEERRAAHPEGTEVDPRAWLAAVDEAACPLLERAEAVSVGGQQHGMVLLDDRGEVVRDALLWNDTRSAPQAEALIEEMGGPEASVAEIGSLMVASFTASKLRWVRDEEPDTAQRAASVLLPHDYVSRHLAGGGEAFTDRGDASGTAYYSTATEEWKPELVQLALGRTLELPRLPDAPQEIMARTPDGAAIAAGTGDNMGAALGLSQSEGDVSVSIGTSGVCAMVSPTRPNDSTGAVTGFADATGRFLPMATTINAARILDAGRSLLGVSHEEMAELALASVPGAHGVTLLPYFDGERTPNRPEARATLTGMSTSTTREDVARAYVEGLLCSLADGITALEDITGTAAARITLIGGAARSEAVQQLAPAVFGREVTVAPAAEYVALGAARQAAWALSGQQEPPAWEISGSRVVGADPTPEVLDAYRDLKDRTEGWTHPA, via the coding sequence ATGGCCCCCACAGTTCTCGGCATCGACTCCTCCACCCAGGCCACGAAAGCTCTGCTCGTCGACGCCGAGTCCGGGGAGGTGCTCGAGGAGCGCCGCGCCGCCCACCCCGAGGGCACCGAGGTCGACCCGCGGGCCTGGCTCGCGGCGGTCGACGAGGCGGCATGCCCCCTGCTCGAGCGGGCCGAGGCGGTCTCCGTCGGCGGGCAGCAGCACGGCATGGTGCTGCTCGATGACCGGGGCGAGGTGGTGCGGGACGCCCTGCTGTGGAACGACACCCGTTCCGCCCCGCAGGCCGAGGCCCTCATCGAGGAGATGGGCGGCCCCGAGGCATCGGTCGCGGAGATCGGCAGCCTGATGGTCGCCTCCTTCACGGCCTCCAAGCTGCGCTGGGTGCGCGACGAGGAACCCGACACGGCGCAGCGGGCCGCGAGCGTGCTGCTGCCCCACGACTACGTCTCCCGGCACCTGGCCGGCGGGGGAGAGGCCTTCACCGATCGCGGCGACGCCTCCGGCACCGCGTACTACTCCACGGCCACCGAGGAGTGGAAGCCCGAGCTGGTTCAGCTGGCGCTGGGCCGTACCCTCGAGCTGCCCCGCCTTCCCGACGCGCCGCAGGAGATCATGGCCCGCACACCGGACGGCGCCGCGATCGCCGCGGGGACCGGCGACAACATGGGCGCCGCGCTCGGACTGTCCCAGAGCGAGGGCGACGTCTCCGTCTCGATCGGCACCTCCGGGGTGTGCGCGATGGTCAGCCCCACCCGCCCGAACGATTCGACCGGCGCGGTGACCGGCTTCGCCGATGCCACCGGCCGCTTCCTCCCGATGGCCACCACCATCAACGCCGCGCGCATCCTCGACGCCGGTCGCTCCCTGCTGGGGGTGAGCCACGAGGAGATGGCCGAGCTCGCCCTGGCCAGCGTGCCGGGAGCGCACGGTGTGACGCTGCTGCCCTACTTCGACGGCGAGCGCACCCCGAACCGCCCCGAGGCGAGGGCGACGCTGACCGGTATGAGCACGTCCACCACCCGCGAGGACGTCGCCCGCGCCTATGTCGAGGGCCTGCTGTGCTCCTTGGCCGACGGCATCACCGCGCTCGAGGACATCACCGGAACCGCCGCCGCGCGGATCACCCTGATCGGCGGCGCGGCTCGGAGCGAGGCGGTCCAGCAGCTCGCCCCCGCCGTCTTCGGCCGGGAGGTCACCGTGGCCCCGGCCGCGGAGTACGTGGCGCTCGGCGCCGCCCGCCAGGCCGCCTGGGCGCTGTCCGGCCAGCAGGAGCCGCCGGCCTGGGAGATCTCCGGCAGTCGGGTCGTCGGGGCCGATCCCACTCCGGAGGTGCTCGATGCCTACCGCGACCTGAAGGATCGCACCGAGGGCTGGACCCACCCGGCCTGA
- a CDS encoding beta-glucosidase translates to MTVDPWRDPSLSTAQRAEALLADLSPEEKIAQLGSYWKRPEIGDAEGFAPMQSTFDADRDPFEEAVQHGLGHITRAYGSAPQTAEEGVENLRRMQRAVTAGSPHAIPAIAHEECLTGLMAHEATTYPAAIAWGASFAPELIGEMAGRIGADMRALGTHHGLSPVLDIVRDYRWGRIEETMGEDPYLTGVLAAEYVKGLQGAGVIATLKHFAGHAASRAGRNHAPVSIGMRELHEIDLVPFEMAVRRGGARSVMNSYADLDGIAPAASRWLLTELLRETWGFEGTVVSDYWAVNFLQSMHRVAGTTRDAAVTTLRAGMDVELPETNTFPELLDAIAAGELETEVLDAAVRRVLRQKVELGLLDPDFDPATTGEAIDLDPAENRDLARRLAEESIVLLRNEDQTLPLVAPSRIALIGPSAVEPRSFLGCYSFTNHVLSRLEDKGTSVAVPSLAEALADEFPAAVLTTVAGTDFTGTDTSGIAAAVTASEASDVAVLAVGDIAGLFGAGTSGEGCDVADLQLPGAQHELVEAVLATGTPVVLVLVTGRPYALGDYVDRCHAIVQAFMPGEEGGSALAGVLSGRVNPSGRLPIGIPGGMGGQPGTYLAPVLAWVSDGISNIDPKPLFPFGFGLGYAPFEYSDLRLSADEIAADGTVEISATVTNAGDRDGKEVVQLYLSDPVASVVRPLKRLVGFTKVALAAGESAEVTFRLHTDRTSFVGEDHRRIVEPGEFRVRVGASSEDFTLEGSFRVVGDARVVGDGERVLETPVDVRPDAPGRIDASVLAGTAGSAPAGAE, encoded by the coding sequence ATGACCGTTGATCCGTGGAGGGATCCCTCGCTGAGCACCGCACAGCGCGCCGAGGCGCTGCTGGCAGACCTCAGCCCCGAGGAGAAGATCGCTCAGCTCGGCAGCTACTGGAAGCGTCCCGAGATCGGCGACGCCGAGGGCTTCGCCCCGATGCAGTCCACCTTCGACGCGGACCGCGATCCTTTCGAGGAGGCGGTCCAGCATGGGCTGGGGCACATCACCCGGGCCTACGGCAGCGCACCGCAGACCGCCGAGGAGGGCGTGGAGAACCTCCGCCGGATGCAGCGCGCGGTCACCGCGGGCTCCCCGCACGCCATCCCCGCGATCGCCCACGAGGAGTGCCTGACCGGGCTCATGGCCCACGAGGCGACCACCTATCCTGCGGCCATCGCCTGGGGCGCCTCCTTCGCCCCGGAGCTGATCGGCGAGATGGCCGGCCGGATCGGGGCGGACATGCGGGCGCTGGGCACCCACCACGGGCTCTCCCCGGTGCTCGACATCGTGCGCGACTACCGCTGGGGCCGTATCGAGGAGACGATGGGCGAGGACCCGTACCTCACGGGCGTCCTCGCCGCCGAGTACGTCAAGGGGCTCCAGGGCGCCGGCGTCATCGCGACCCTGAAGCACTTCGCCGGCCACGCCGCCTCCCGCGCCGGCCGCAACCACGCACCCGTCTCCATCGGCATGCGCGAGCTGCACGAGATCGACCTGGTGCCCTTCGAGATGGCCGTGCGGCGGGGAGGGGCCCGCTCCGTGATGAACTCCTACGCCGACCTCGACGGCATCGCCCCCGCCGCCAGCCGGTGGCTGCTCACCGAGCTGCTCCGCGAGACCTGGGGCTTCGAGGGCACGGTGGTCTCCGACTACTGGGCCGTCAACTTCCTGCAGTCCATGCACCGCGTCGCGGGGACCACGCGCGACGCGGCCGTGACCACGCTGCGCGCCGGGATGGACGTCGAGCTGCCCGAGACCAACACCTTCCCGGAGCTGCTGGACGCGATCGCGGCCGGGGAGCTGGAGACCGAGGTGCTCGATGCCGCAGTGCGCCGCGTGCTGCGCCAGAAGGTCGAGCTGGGACTGCTGGACCCCGACTTCGACCCCGCCACCACCGGCGAGGCCATCGACCTGGACCCGGCCGAGAACCGGGACCTCGCCCGGCGCCTGGCCGAGGAATCGATCGTGCTGCTGCGCAACGAGGACCAGACCCTGCCGCTGGTCGCACCGAGCCGCATCGCCCTGATCGGCCCCAGCGCCGTCGAGCCGCGCAGCTTCCTGGGCTGCTACAGCTTCACCAACCACGTGCTCTCGCGCCTGGAGGACAAGGGGACCTCGGTCGCCGTGCCCTCCCTGGCCGAGGCGCTGGCCGATGAGTTCCCGGCCGCCGTGCTCACCACCGTCGCGGGCACCGACTTCACCGGGACCGACACCTCCGGCATCGCCGCGGCCGTCACCGCCTCGGAAGCCTCCGACGTCGCCGTCCTCGCCGTCGGGGACATCGCGGGCCTGTTCGGGGCCGGCACCTCCGGGGAGGGCTGCGACGTCGCCGATCTGCAGCTGCCCGGTGCCCAGCACGAGCTCGTCGAAGCCGTCCTGGCCACCGGCACCCCGGTGGTGCTGGTGCTGGTCACCGGCCGGCCCTACGCCCTCGGGGACTACGTCGACCGCTGCCACGCGATCGTGCAGGCCTTCATGCCCGGGGAGGAGGGCGGCAGCGCGCTCGCCGGCGTGCTCTCGGGCCGCGTGAACCCCTCCGGACGCCTGCCGATCGGCATCCCCGGCGGCATGGGCGGCCAGCCCGGCACCTACCTCGCCCCGGTCCTCGCCTGGGTCAGCGACGGCATCTCGAACATCGACCCCAAGCCACTGTTCCCCTTCGGCTTCGGACTCGGCTACGCGCCCTTCGAGTACTCCGACCTGCGCCTGTCGGCCGACGAGATCGCCGCCGACGGGACCGTCGAGATCTCGGCGACCGTCACCAACGCCGGCGACCGCGACGGCAAGGAGGTCGTCCAGCTCTATCTCAGCGATCCCGTCGCCTCCGTGGTGCGGCCGCTGAAGCGCCTGGTCGGATTCACCAAGGTCGCCCTCGCCGCCGGCGAGAGCGCCGAGGTCACCTTCCGGCTCCACACCGACCGCACCTCCTTCGTGGGGGAGGATCATCGGCGGATCGTCGAGCCGGGCGAGTTCCGGGTGCGGGTGGGCGCCTCCAGCGAGGACTTCACCCTCGAGGGCTCCTTCCGCGTGGTCGGGGACGCGCGGGTGGTCGGTGACGGGGAACGGGTGCTGGAGACCCCGGTGGATGTGCGTCCTGACGCACCCGGCAGGATCGATGCCTCCGTGCTGGCGGGAACTGCCGGCTCAGCGCCGGCCGGGGCCGAGTGA
- a CDS encoding endo-1,4-beta-xylanase — translation MRIVDEHGEPMVGADVEVEQIRHAFGFGCTAFELRPDEPDACTSLWLDLFTMATLPFYWRWFEPAPGAPDTERLRRLAGFLHARGVTLKGHPLLWHTLAPSWLLDLDAQDVERAITTRITREASDFAGLIDQWDAINETVILPTFEAEDNAVTRLARARGRMHVIRLAFETARAANPHARLVLNDFDLSSAFEDVIEECLDAGIDIGAIGLQTHMHQGFRGEEQITEVIERFSRFGLPIQLTETTLVSGDLMPSHIVDLNDHVVESWPTTPEGEDRQADELVRHYRTVLARPAVESLTYWGLGDAGAWLGAPAGLVRADGSPKPGYHALKQLIRDEWWMGRHVLRTDDDGAVAVRGFAGDYEIGVAGQRSQISIPRGGGSVELTRPAPSRP, via the coding sequence GTGCGGATCGTGGACGAGCACGGTGAGCCGATGGTGGGCGCCGACGTCGAGGTCGAGCAGATCCGGCATGCGTTCGGCTTCGGGTGCACGGCCTTCGAGCTGCGGCCCGATGAGCCCGATGCGTGCACGTCCCTGTGGCTGGACCTGTTCACCATGGCCACGCTGCCGTTCTACTGGCGATGGTTCGAACCCGCTCCGGGCGCTCCCGACACCGAACGGCTCCGACGCCTGGCCGGATTCCTGCACGCCCGGGGCGTGACCCTCAAGGGGCACCCGCTGCTGTGGCACACCCTCGCCCCGTCGTGGCTGCTCGACCTCGATGCGCAGGACGTCGAGCGGGCGATCACCACCCGGATCACGCGGGAGGCCTCGGACTTCGCAGGCCTCATCGACCAGTGGGACGCGATCAACGAGACGGTGATCCTGCCGACCTTCGAGGCGGAGGACAACGCCGTCACCCGGCTCGCCCGGGCCCGTGGGCGGATGCATGTCATCCGCCTCGCGTTCGAGACGGCGCGGGCCGCGAACCCGCACGCCCGTCTGGTGTTGAACGACTTCGATCTCTCCTCCGCCTTCGAGGACGTCATCGAGGAATGCCTGGACGCAGGGATCGACATCGGCGCCATCGGGCTGCAGACCCATATGCACCAGGGTTTCCGGGGAGAGGAGCAGATCACCGAGGTCATCGAGCGCTTCTCCCGCTTCGGTCTGCCGATCCAGCTGACCGAGACCACGCTGGTCTCCGGCGATCTCATGCCGTCCCACATCGTCGACCTCAACGACCACGTCGTGGAGTCCTGGCCGACCACGCCTGAGGGGGAGGACCGGCAGGCCGATGAACTGGTGCGGCACTACCGCACCGTCCTCGCCCGACCCGCGGTCGAGTCGCTGACCTATTGGGGCCTGGGGGACGCGGGAGCGTGGCTGGGGGCGCCGGCCGGCCTGGTCCGTGCGGATGGGTCGCCCAAGCCGGGCTACCACGCGCTGAAGCAGCTGATCCGCGACGAGTGGTGGATGGGCCGCCACGTGCTTCGCACTGACGACGACGGAGCGGTCGCGGTCCGTGGCTTCGCCGGCGACTACGAGATCGGCGTCGCAGGGCAGAGGTCACAGATCTCGATCCCGCGCGGCGGGGGATCGGTGGAGCTCACTCGGCCTGCGCCGTCTCGTCCGTGA
- a CDS encoding DUF624 domain-containing protein, with amino-acid sequence MAPPRRSRGLFTEITETVYWFLVIDVMLVLTSAPTIVVWTLIAQGELNALLFAIAALPLLPAISGALYTWRARSTDDELVPARRFLHGYRVNLRDSMSVGGPALLVLGLLLFNIAHGDAADTRALNAVFGVLAVLALLVLTRALSIVSAFSFRTIDVYRLTAFTLLTKPLSTLALISLGVLTLGLILVIGEFLLLVTGSLLTFALWVSEKPVAQLLTERFVLTDETAQAE; translated from the coding sequence ATGGCGCCACCTCGCCGATCACGCGGTCTTTTCACCGAGATCACCGAGACCGTCTACTGGTTCCTCGTCATCGACGTGATGCTCGTGCTCACCTCGGCGCCCACGATTGTGGTCTGGACGCTGATCGCCCAGGGCGAGCTGAACGCGCTGCTGTTCGCGATCGCCGCGCTCCCGCTGCTGCCGGCGATCTCGGGGGCCCTGTACACCTGGAGGGCCCGGAGCACGGATGACGAGCTGGTCCCGGCGCGCCGCTTCCTGCACGGCTATCGGGTGAATCTGCGCGACAGCATGTCCGTGGGCGGGCCCGCGCTGCTGGTGCTCGGGCTGCTCCTGTTCAACATCGCTCACGGGGATGCCGCGGACACCCGCGCCCTCAACGCGGTCTTCGGGGTGCTGGCGGTCCTCGCCCTGCTGGTCCTGACACGGGCACTGTCGATCGTCTCGGCCTTCTCCTTCCGGACCATCGACGTCTACCGCCTGACGGCGTTCACCCTGCTGACCAAGCCGCTGTCGACGCTGGCGCTGATCTCGCTGGGCGTGCTGACGCTGGGGCTGATCCTCGTGATCGGCGAATTCCTGCTCCTGGTGACCGGATCACTCCTGACCTTCGCCCTCTGGGTCTCGGAGAAGCCCGTCGCCCAGCTGCTGACCGAGAGGTTCGTCCTCACGGACGAGACGGCGCAGGCCGAGTGA